Genomic window (Xylanimonas protaetiae):
GCGTGGTGGCGTTCTCGAGGCGATGCCGGTGGCGGCCCTCCCAGGTCACGTCCTCCTCGCTCAGCAGCAGGCGGAGCAGCTCGTAGTTCTCCTCGAGGTACTCGTACTGCTTGGTGATGTCGAGGCCCAGCAGCGGGTACTGGAGGTCCTCGTTGCCCTTGCCGATGGTGATCTCGAGGCGCCCGCGCGAGAGCTGGTCCACCGTCGCGAGATCCTCGGCCACGCGGATCGGGTCGAGCAGCGAGAGCACCGTGACGCCCGTGCTCAGCAGGATCCGCTCGGTGGCCTGCGCCACCGCCCCGAGGATCACCGTGGGCGCCGACGACAGGACGTCGCCCGCGTGCCGCTCCCCCACCGCGAACGAGTCGAAGCCGAGCTCCTCCGCGAGCACCGCGTGCTCGACGACGCGCGCGAGCCGGTCCGACGGCGGCACCGCCTCGCCCGTGACGGGGTGCGGCGGGTTGAAGACGATGTCGAGCAGCTGGAACCGCATCAGGCAGCCACCTCCGCGGCGGCGGCCTCGGCGAGCGCGGCGTCGCGCTTGGCGACCTCCTCGCGCACGATCGGGATGACGTACCGGCCGAAGTCGACGGCGTCGTCGAGCAGGTCGTACCCGCGCGCCGAGATGACCCGGACACCCAGGTCGTAGTACGCCAGCAGCGCCTCGGCGACCTGCTCGGGCGTGCCCACGAGGGCGTTCGAGTTGCCCGCGCCACCCGTGGCCTTGGCCGTGGCGGTCCACAGGACGGAGTCGAACCGCTCACCCTGCGCGGCGATCTCCAGCAGGCGCTGCGAGCCCGCGTTCTCCGGCTTGTCGATCGGGTGACGGCGGCTGAGCGTGCCGCCGAGGGCGGCCTTGCGCTCCTCGATGCGGCCCAGGATGCGGTGCGCCTTCTCCCACGCGAGCTCCTCGGTGGGCGCGACGATCGGGCGGAACGCGGCGTGGATGCGCGGCGGCGTGGCACGGCCCGCGGCGGCGGCCTCGGTGTGCACGCGCTCGATCTGCTCGCGCGTGCGGTCCAGCGGCTCGCCCCAGACGGCGTAGATGTCGGCCTCGGCCGCCCCGACCTTGAACGCGGCGTCGGAGGACCCGCCGAACGAGACGGTGGGCGTGTGCCCGGCGACAGGCCTGGTGTCGAGCACGAAGTCGTCGAAGTCGTAGAAGTCGCCGTGGTGGTCGAACGGCTCCGCGCTCGCCCACGCCTGCTTCACGATGCGGATGTACTCGTGCGTGCGGGCGTACCGCTCGTCCTTGGTGAGAGTGTCGCCCTCGCGGCCCTGCTCGTAGTCGTTGCCGCCCGTGATGAAGTGCACGCTGAGGCGGCCGCCCGAGAGCTGGTCGAGCGTCGCGAACGTCTTGGCGGCGTACGTCGGGTAGGAGACGTTGGGGCGGTGCGCGAGCAGCAGCTCGATGCTCTGCAGGCGCGCGGCCGTGTACGCGGCGAGGGCCGACGGCTCCGGGCCGGACGAGCCGTACGCGAACAGCACGCGCGTCCAGCCGTTGTCCTCGTGGGCGCGCACGATGCGCTCGAGGTAGCCAGGGTCGAACGCGGCGGTGGTGCGGGCGGTGGTCTCGCTCGCGTCGTTGGTGGTGGCGATGCCGAGGAACTCGACGGGCATGGTGGTGCTCCTGTCCGGGTCAGACGTGCGCGGCGTCGGCGGCGGGCTCGGTCGCGGGCAGGCCCGCGGCCTTCCAGGCGGGGAAGCCGCCGTCGACGTGGGAGACGCGGGTGTACCCGCGCGCCGCGAGCGCCTCGGCGACGGGACCGGACCCGTTGACGGACCCGCACACGACGACGACGGGCGTGTCGAGCGAGACGAGCGGCGCCGACGTGGTGCCGAAGAGGGCGTCGAGGTCGTTCCGGTCGGCCAGGGTGGCGCCGGGGATCTCGCCGGTGGACGCGCGGCCCGCGGCGGAGCGGACGTCGATCAGCAGGGCGCCGTCGGCCACCTTGACGCCGGCGGCGTCGGGGGTCTGCAGCTCGGGGGTGGTGCTCATGGTCTTTTCCTCCAGGTGTGGTGGGGCCGGGCGCGTTCAGCGCGCGAGCGCGAGGGGGTGGTCGGCGGCCGCGGCGGGGTCGCCCACGCCCCAGGCCTCGGCCAGGAGCGCGTACGAGCGGCGCGCGTCGGCCGGGTCGTGGGCGGCGGTGGTGATGAGCAGCTCGTCGGCGCCCGTGACGCGCTGGAGCGTCTCGAGGCGCTCGACGACGGTGGCGGCGTCCCCGACGACGCGCGTGTCGACGCGGTCGGCGACGACGGCGCGCTCGGCCTCGGTGCGGGCGGCCCAGTCGGAGGCGTCCTGCGGCCGCGGGTACGCGATCGCGCCGTCGGCGCCGCGGCGGATGGACGCGACCCAGTCGGCGAAGGGCGTGGCGAGAGCGCGCGCCCGGTCGGTGGTCTCGGCCACGAGCACGTCGGCCGAGACGACGACGTAGGGCGCGTCGAGGACGCCCGGCCGGAACGCCGCACGGTAGGCGGCGACGGTGTCGAGCGTGGTGTGCGGGCTCACGTGGAAGTTCGCGGCGATGGGCAGGCCCAGCTCGCCGGCGACCCGCGCCGACTCCCCCGCCGAGGAGGCGAGCACGAACAGGTCGAACAGCGCACCCTCGACGGGCGGCGAGGTGTAGCGGTGCCCGGACTCGTCGGCGAACGTGCCGGCCCGCAGCCCGAGCACCAGCTCGAGCTCCGCGCGGAAGCTCGCGGGACGCCGCGAGGCGCCGACGACCGCCGTCTGGGCGAGGAACCGTTCACGCAGCACGGAGTCGCCCAGCGACGGCGGCGCCGCGGGCACGTAGAGCCCGTCGACGACGCGCGGGCCCGCCACGGAGGGCGCCGGGCGGGCGGGTGCCGAGCCCGCGGCCCCGGTCGGCGGCGGGGTGAACGCCCGCCCCAGGCCGAGGTCCACGCGCCCCGGGTGCAGGGCGGCGATCGTGCCGAACTGCTCCGCCCCGATCAGCGGGCTCGTGGTGCTCAGCAGCGTCGCCCCCGACCCCACCCGGATGCGCTCGGTCCGCGCGGCCACGGCCGCGGCCAGCACCGACGGCGACGCCGAGGCCACGCCCGGCGACAGGTGGTGCTCCGCGTACCAGACGCGGTGGTAGCCGAGCCGGTCGAGCTGGACGGCGGTGTCGACGGCGTCGCGCACCGCCTGCGCGCCCGTGCCGCCCGCGGGGACGAGCGCGAGGTCGAGCACGGACAGGGGCACCCGGGTGGGGAGGGACATGGTGGATCTCCTGGGTCGTTACGGGGTGGGGCGGCCGGTCACTCGGTCTTGGGCAGGCCCGGCGGGTTGGTCTCGGGCTTGGCGATGGCCTCGGCCTCCAGGCCCCAGCGCTGGAGGACCTTCTGGTACGAGCCGTCGTCGAACGCGCCCTGCAGCGCGACCGTCACGGCGTCGACGAGGCCGTTGCCCTTGAGCGTGGTGACGGCGATCTGGGCGGTGTTGGGCCAGCCGCCGTTGAGCGTGCCGACCACCGCGAAGTCCTTCGGCGAGACGCGCGCCTTGTACGCCGCCGAGGCGTTGGGGCCGAACGACGCGTCGATGCGGCCCGACTGGAGCGCGAGGATGGTGTCGGCGTCGTTCTCGAAGTACTCGACCTTGACGGGCTCGAGGCCCGCGTCGGTGTTCTGCTTGTCCCAGGCGAGCAGGATCTTCTCCTGGTTGGTGCCCGAGCCGACGGCCACCGTGAGGCCCGCGATGTCCTTGGGCTCGTCGATCTTCGTGATGTCGCCGCCGGCCTTGACGAGCCAGCCGAGCTGGTCGTTGCGGTAGGAGGAGAAGTCGTAGAGCTCCTTGCGCTCCTCGGTCACGGTGACGTTGGTGATGACGGCGTCGACGTCGCCCGACTGCACGGCCAGCGGCCAGTCGGCCCACGCCTTGACCTCGAGCTCGAGCTTCTTGCCGAGCGCGTCGGCGACGAGCTGGGCGATGTCGGTCTCGTTGCCGATGGGGGTCTTCTCGTCGTCGGCGAGGAAGGTCAGCGGCGGGGCGCCGCCCGCGCTGACGGCCACCTTGAAGGTGTCCTTGGCGGCGAACTCGGCCGGGAGGAGCTTGACGGCAGCGGGGTTCTCGGCCGTGTGGATGCGGTCCTGCTCCGGCGTGGTGTTCACCTGGAGTCCGGCAGCGTCCGCGGCGGCCTGCAGGTCGCTGTCCCCCGCGGCCGCGGACGCCCCGCTGCACGCGGCGAGCAGCGCGACGACGGGCAGGGCGGCGAGGAGTGCGAGGGCGGCGCGGGGGCGCCGGCGGGCGTGGGTGCTCATGGTTGCCTCTCGTGGGGGTGGGGGTCACAGGACCTTGGCGAGGAACGCCTGGGTCCGCTCGTGGCGGGGGTGGGACAGGACCTGGTCGGGCGGTCCCTGCTCGACGACGCGGCCGGCGTCCATGAAGACGACCGTGTCGGCGACCTCGCGGGCGAAGCCGATCTCGTGCGTGACGACGACGAGCGTGGTGCCGCCGTGCGCGAGGTCGCGGATGACGTCGAGGACCTCGCCGACCAGCTCGGGGTCGAGGGCCGACGTCGGCTCGTCGAACAGGAGGACCGACGGGCGCATGGCGAGCGCCCGCGCGATGGCGACGCGCTGCTGCTGGCCGCCCGAGAGCTGGCGTGGCCGGGCGTCGGCCTTGTCGGCCAGGCCCACGCGGGTCAGCAGCTCGCGCGCCTCGGGCTCGACGTCGGCGCGGCGGCGCCCCTGGGCGGACACGGGCGCCTCGACGACGTTCTCGAGCACGGTCAGGTGCGGGAAGAGGTTGAAGGACTGGAACACGAACCCGATCCGGGTGCGCTGCCGCAGGACGTCCTTCTCCTTGAGCTCGCGCAGCACCTCGCCGCGGCGCGTGGTGCGCCGCTCGTAGCCGACGAGCTCGCCGTCCAGCTCCACGAACCCGGCGTCGACCTTCTCGAGGTGGTTGACCAGGCGCAGCAGCGTGGACTTGCCCGAGCCGGACGGCCCGAGGATCACGGTGACCTCGCCGGGGCGGACCTCGAGGTCGACCTCGTGCAGCACCTCGAGGGTGCCGTAGGACTTGCGCAGCCCGTGCAGGCGCAGGTGGCCGCCGCTCATGCCCGGCCCCCGCCCTGCGCGACGCGCGTGAGGTGGCCGCGCGTACGCAGCAGCGCCAGCACCCGCTGGCGCGGGGTGGGCGGCAGGGTGCGCAGTGCGCCCTTGGCGTAGTGCCGCTCCAGGTAGTACTGCGCGACGGTCAGCACCGTGGTGATGACGAGGTACCAGATGCCCGCGACGAGCAGCAGCGGGACGACCCGCTGGTTGCGGCCGTAGATGATGCCGACCATGTAGAAGAGCTCGCCGTACGCGAGCACGTACACCACCGACGTGCCCTTGACGAGGCCGATGATCTCGTTGACCGACGTCGGCACGATGGTGCGCATGGCCTGCGGCAGGACGACGCGCCACTGCTGGCGCCAGCGCGGGATGCCGAGCGACGCGGCGGCCTCGTGCTGCCCCTGATCGACGCCGAGGATGCCGGCACGCACGATCTCGGCGCTGTAGGCGGCCTGCGAGAGGCCCAGGCCCAGGACGGCGGCACCGAACTTGTCGACGACGTCGAGCGTCTCGACGTGGACGAACCCGGGGCCGAACGGGATGCCGAGGCTCAGCTCCGGGTACAGGTACGCGAGGTTGTACCAGAGCAGGAGCTGCAGGATGAGCGGCACCGAGCGGAACACCCACATGTAGCCCCACGCCACGGACTGGAGCAGCGGCGAGCGCGAGAGGCGCATGAGCGCCAGCACGGTGCCCAGGCCGAAGCCGATGACCGTGGCCGTCGCGGCGAGGCGGAGGGTGCCCCAGAGCCCTTCGAGCACCGAGGGCCAGGTGAGGTACGTCGCGACGACGTCCCACTCCCAGTGCTCGTTGCGGACGAGCGAGCTGACCACCATCGCGAGCAGCAGGGCGACGCCCGCGGTGGCGACCCAGCGCCCCGGGTGGCGCGCGGGGACCACCCGCAGGCCGGCGTAGGGCGGGGCGACCGCCGCGGTGGGCGGTGCGGCGACGGCCGTCACCGGGGTGCCTTCTCGCCCGCGGTGACGGCGAACGGCACGTGGTTGCCCGGCACGGGGGCGGGGCACGTACCGTGGTCGCTGAACGCGTAGGGCAGGTTGATGGTGCGGTTGAGGTCGACGCGCACGGTGCCCTCGGCGCCGGGGGCGAGCGTCTCGGGCAGGTCGAGCCACAGCACGCGCCACGGGGCGACGCCGGCCGCCTCGTCGGAGAACAGCAGCAGCGTGGCGCCGCCGGGCTTGCCCGTGAGCGCGAGCGTCACCGTGCGGGCCGGGTCGCCCGGGTACGGCAGGTCGACCTCGCCGACCACCTGCGTGCGGTGGACGAGCCCGATGCGCGCCGCGCCGACGGTCTCCGCGCGCGGCTCCGCAAAGAGCCGGACGGTGGCGTCGAGCACCCAGGCGTCGTCGTGCCCGAACACCGGCACGCCCGCGAACCCGAGCAGGGCGGGCGCGTGCGGGTCGCGGACGCGGACGGCGTAGCGCCCCGTGCGCCGCACGAGCTCGACGGCGACCTCGGCGGTCGCGCCCGGGTCGGCGTCGAGCGGCGAGCGGCCCGCGGGCAGGAACGTGCCCAGGATGCGCGAGGCGCCCTCGGCGACGACGGCGTCCGCGGAGCCGTCGACGACATCGTCGGCGTGCAGGGAGCCGTGCTCGTCGGGCGCGGAGCCGGGGCGCGTGCGGGCACCGTCGGCGTCGGCCCACCACAGCCCGGGAAGGCCGGGCAGGCGGGACGGCTCGGCGGGGAGCCAGTGGTAGGCGACGAGGCTCAGCCAGCCGTGCGGCGTGGCCAGGTCGCGCTCGCGCTCGGCGTGCCAGGCGGCCCACCGCTGGGCGGTCCGGGTGCCGACGGGCGTGACCTCGGTGGTCGGTGCGGTCATGTCGTGCCTCTCCTTCAGCTCGCGCGGGCGGCGGCAGGGACCTGCCGGCCGGGGACGGCCGAGACGAGCTCGGCCGTGTACGGGTCCTGCGGGTGGTCGAAGACGTCGGCCACCGGGCCGGTCTCCACGAGGCGGCCGTGGCTCAGGACGCCGACGTGGTCGGCGACCTGCCGCACGACGGCGAGGTCGTGCGAGATGAACAGGTAGGTCAGCCCGCGCTCGGCGCGGAGCTGCGCGAGGAGGTCGAGCACGCGCGCCTGGACCGAGACGTCGAGCGCGCTCGTCGGCTCGTCGAGCACCAGCAGGTCGGGGTCGAGGGCGAGCGCGCGGGCGATCGCGACGCGCTGCCGTTGCCCGCCCGAGAGCTCCGCGGGGCGGCGGGACGCGAGCGCCTGCGGGAGGTGGACGGCGTCGAGGAGCTCGGCGACGCGCGCCCGGCGCTCCGCCCGCGGGCCCGTGCGGTGGGCGCGGAGCGGCTCGTCGACCACCTGCGCGACCGTGAACCGCGGGTCCAGCGAGGCGTAAGGGTTCTGGTGGACGAGCTGCGTGCGGCGCCGCAGGTCGCGCAGCGCGGGGCCGCGGGCGCCCGCGACGTCGCGCCCGTCGATCCGCACGGTCCCGGCGTCGGCCCGCTCGAGGCCGAGCACGAGGCGCGCGGTGGTCGACTTGCCCGAGCCGGACTCGCCCACGAGGGCGAACGCGGACCCGCGCGGGATCGTGAACGAGACGTCGTCGACGGCGGTGAGGGTGCCGCGGGCGCCGAGCGCGAACTGCTTGCGCAGGCCGTCGACGACGAGCAGGTCGGGCGCGGGCGCGGCGACGGCGTCCCGCTCGGCGACGCGCGCACTGGCCGTCGCGGCACCTGCGGCGCCACCGGGCCCGACCTCGTCGCGGCCGAGCGAGAGCCCTGGCGCTGCCGCGAGCAGCGCCTGCGTGTACGGGTGCTGCGGCGCGGCGAGGAGCTCTGCCGTCGGGCCCTGCTCGACGACCTCGCCGTCCTTGAGCACCACGACGCGGTGCGCGCGGTCGGCGGCCACGGCGAGGTCGTGGGTGATGAGCAGCACCGCGGAGCCGGCCTGCTGCGTGAGGTCCACGAGCAGGTCGAGCACGCGCCGCTGCACGGTGACGTCGAGCGCGCTGGTGGGCTCGTCGGCGATCACGAGCTCGGGGCGGGCGGCGAGCGCGATGCCGATGAGGACGCGCTGGCGCATGCCGCCCGAGAGCTGGTGCGGGTACTGCCGGGCGCGCGCCTCGGGGTTGTCGAGTCCCACGGAGCGCAGGATCTCGACGGCGGTCGCGGCGGCGTCGCGGCGGCCCGCGAGCCCGTGGATGCGCAGCACCTCGGCCACCTGCTCGCCGATGCGGACCACGGGGTTGAGCGCGACGCCCGGGTCCTGCGGCACGAGGCCGACGCGCGAGCCGCGCACGCGCTCCCAGGCACGCTGCGGCAGGCCGGCGAGGTCGAGGCGCCGGGACGCGTCGGCGCCCAGGGCGATGCTCCCGCCCGTCACTCCTCCGGCGTGCGGCAGCAGGCCGACGGCGGCGTGCGCCGTCGTCGACTTGCCCGAGCCGGACTCGCCGACGAGCGCGACGATCTCGCCCGGCAGCACGTCGAACGTCACGCCGCGGACGGCGTCGACGACGCCGCTGCGGCCGCGGTAGGAGACGCGCAGGTCGCGGACGGCGAGGACCGGCTGGGGCGCGGTGGCGCCGTCGGCGGCCTCCGGCGCGGCGGGGGCCGGGGTCGCGGGCGTCTCCGTGGGCACCCGGTTCGTCAGGATCGTCATCGCACTGCCCTCCGGTCGTGGGAGAAAGCGCGCCCGAGGCGTCCGACGGCGACCACGAAGGCCGCGATCACGACACCGGGCAGGGTGGAGTACCACCAGGCGGTGGCGAGGTAGTTGCGGCCCTCGGCCACGAGCGAGCCCCACTCGGGGGTGGGCGGGGCCGCGCCGAAGCCGAGGAAGCTGAGCGCGGACACCGCCAGGACGACGGCGCCGAGCTCGACGGCGGCGAGCACCAGCACGGGCCCGGCGGCGCCGGGCAGCACGTGCCGCAGCACGACGGCGGTCTCGCGCGCGCCGGCGAGGCGTGCGGCCTCGACGTAGGTGGCGCCGCGCACGCGCAGCACCTCGACGCGCATGACGCGGGCGAAGGTCGCGACGGTCGCGACGCCCACGGCGACGGCCACCTTGAGCGTGCCGAACCCGAGCGCCGTGACGACGGCCAGCGAGAGCAGCAGGCCGGGGATGGCGAGCAGCACGTCGGAGGCCCGCATGACGAGCGTGTCGACCCAGCCGCCCGCGAACCCGGCGACCAGGCCGAGCGCGCCGCCGACGACGAGCGAGATCCCGATGGCCACGAACGCCGCCGTGAGCGACAGCCCCGTGCCGTGCACGGTCCGGCTGAACAGGTCCCGGCCGAGGTGGTCGGTGCCGAACCAGTGCGCGGCGCTGGGCGCCTGGAGCTTGTCGGCGGGCACGCCCGTGATCGGGTCCTGCGCGGCGAACAGGCCGGGCGCGACGGCCCAGGCGAGCACCACCAGCACGACGGCGGCCGCGAGGACCGCGCCGGGACGCAGGAACGGCCGGGCCAGGCGCCGGGCGCGCGGCGCCGTCGTCGGGCTTCCCGCGGCGGCCCCGGCGGACGGGGCGCGGACGACGGACAGGACGCTCATGCGGCACTCCTCAGCTCGGCGGGGGCGGCGGGGACGGCGGCGCGGCCGGGCACCCCGGCGGAGCGGGAGCGCCGCGGCAGGCGCAGCAGGCCGCGGCCCGCGGCCGCCGTCAGGTCGATGCGCGGGTCCAGCAGCGGGTACGCGAGGTCGACGAGCAGGTTGACCAGCACGAACACCACGGCCGCGACGACCACGAGGCCCTGCACCACGGGGATGTCCTGGACGGTCACCGCCTCCTCGACGAGCCGCCCGAAGCCCTGGCGGGAGAACACGGTCTCGGCCACGACGGACCCCGCGAGCAGGTGGCCGACGAGCACGCCCAGCACGGTCAGCGCCGGGAGCACCGCGTTGCGCACCACGTGCCGCGTGAGCACGCGGGTGCGGGTGGCGCCCTTGGCGAGCGCCGTCTCCACGTAGGGCGAGCGCCACGCGGCGTCGAGCCCCTGCGCGAGCACCTGGGCCACCGACGCCGACGCCGGGATCGCCAGCGTGACGGCCGGGAGCACGAGGGACGCGAAGCCCTCGTTGCCCACCGCGGGGAACCAGTACCAGCGGAAGGAGAAGAGCTGGAGGAGCAGCAGCCCCACCCAGAAGCCCGGCACGGCCACGCCGAGCGGAGGCAGCGCGAGCAGCAGCCCGCGCAGCCGGTCGGAGCGGGTCCAGGAGGCCAGCAGGGCGACGCCTCCGCCGACGACGACGGCGATCACGAGCGCGAGCCCCGCGAGCGCCGCCGTCTGCGGCAGGGCCTGGCCGATGAGCTCGCGCACCGGGGCGCCGCTCGAGAGCGAGGTGCCGAGGTCGCCGGTCAGGGTGTGCCCGAGCTGCGACAGGTACTGCTGGAGCGGTCCCTGGTCGAAGCCGTAGCGGGCGCGGAGCGCCGCGACCTGGGCCGGGTCGACGGACTGGCCGGCGGACGCGTTGTCGAGCATGACGCTCACGGGGTCGGACGGGAGCAGGTAGAGCACCACGAACGACACGGTGAAGGCGGCCCACAGCACGGCGGCGGCCGCGAGGACCCGGCCCAGGACGTAGCGCGTCATGTCACTTCCCCGCGATCCAGGCGTCGTGGAAGAGCAGGCGGCTGGAGGCGTCGAAGGTCACGCCGTGGACGTCCTTCGCGACGCCGATGGACTGCGCGAGCTCGAAGAGCGGGATGGCGTAGACCTGGTCGAGCACGGCCTCCTGGGCCTTGCCGATCGCGTCGGCGCGCGCGGCGGCGTCGGCCTGCGTGAGCTCGCCGGCGAGGAGGCCGTCGAGCACCGGGTCGGCGCCGCGCTTGTTGAGGTTGCTGCCCTGGACGCCGAACTGCGGGCGCAGGATGTCGCCGTCGGCGCGCGTGACGTTGTAGTAGTACGTGTCGTAGTCGCCGCTCTTCTGGGCGGCCGTCTGCTCGGCCTGGGTGAGCTGGCGCAGCTCCAGCTCGACGCCGACGGCGCGGAGCTGCTGCTGGACGAGCTCGAGCACGGCCTGCGAGCCGGTGAAGTTGGGGGCGTAGATGACGTCGAACGACAGCTTCTGACCGTCCTTCTCGCGGACGCCGTCGGCGCCCTTCGCCCAGCCGGCCGCGTCGAGCGCGGCGGTCGCGGCGTCGGCGTCGAAGGCGAGGTCCTTCGAGAGGTCGACGTAGCCGGGCGTGGTGGAGGCGAGCACGCTCGTGGCGGGCTTGAACGCGTCGGAGAGCACGGTGTCGACGAGCTCCTGGCGGTTGATCGCCTGGCTCACCGCGCGGCGCACCGCGACGTCGGCGAGCGGGCCGCTGGCGACGTTGGGCTGCAGGACGAACACGACGCCCGGGTTGGTGCGCGTGAGCAGCGAGCCGCCCGCACCGGAGATCTGCTGGACGTCCTGCGGCAGCACGTCACCGACGGCGTCGAACTGGCCGGAGGCGAGGCCGCCGGCGCGGACGCCCGACTCGGGGACGATGGAGAAGTCGATCTCGTCGACGTAGGCGGCGCCCTCGTGGTCGGCGACGCCGGAGGCCCACGCGTAGTCGGCGCGCTTGGTGATCACGGCGCCCTGGTCCTGCGTGTACGACTTCAGGACGAACGGGCCGGAGCCGACGACCTTGCCCTGGAGGCGGGCGGCCGGGTCGGCGGTCGCGGTGGCGTCCGAGAGGATCGCGAGCGTGACGGTCGAGCTGGCCTGGAGGAACTGGGCGTTCGCGGCCGCGAACACGACCGTGACGGTGTGCTCGTCGACGACCTTGGTCTCCTGGTAGCCCGCGAGGTAGCTGGCCGCGAGCGGCGCCGACGCGCCGAGGGGGCCGGTGAGGGCGTCGAAGTTCGCCTTGACCGTCGTCGCCGTCAGCGGCGTGCCGTCCGAGAACGTGACGTCGTCGCGCAGGTGGAACGTGAACTGCGTCAGGTCGTCGCTGACCTCCCAGGAGGTGGCGAGCCAGGGCTTGATCTCGCCCGTCTCCGGGTCCTGGTCGGTCAGCGAGTCGGCGAGCTGGCGGGCGATGTAGATGCTCACGTTCGAGCCCACCTGCTGCGGGTCGACGCCCGACGGCGAGGCGCCGAGCGCGAACCGCAGCGTGCCGCCCTCGACGGGCGTGCCGGCGTCGGCGGAGGGCGCACCCCCGGCGGCGGTGCCCGGTCCGGCGCAGGCCGTGAGGGCCAGCGCGGGGG
Coding sequences:
- a CDS encoding rhodanese-like domain-containing protein, which gives rise to MSTTPELQTPDAAGVKVADGALLIDVRSAAGRASTGEIPGATLADRNDLDALFGTTSAPLVSLDTPVVVVCGSVNGSGPVAEALAARGYTRVSHVDGGFPAWKAAGLPATEPAADAAHV
- a CDS encoding ABC transporter substrate-binding protein, translating into MSTHARRRPRAALALLAALPVVALLAACSGASAAAGDSDLQAAADAAGLQVNTTPEQDRIHTAENPAAVKLLPAEFAAKDTFKVAVSAGGAPPLTFLADDEKTPIGNETDIAQLVADALGKKLELEVKAWADWPLAVQSGDVDAVITNVTVTEERKELYDFSSYRNDQLGWLVKAGGDITKIDEPKDIAGLTVAVGSGTNQEKILLAWDKQNTDAGLEPVKVEYFENDADTILALQSGRIDASFGPNASAAYKARVSPKDFAVVGTLNGGWPNTAQIAVTTLKGNGLVDAVTVALQGAFDDGSYQKVLQRWGLEAEAIAKPETNPPGLPKTE
- a CDS encoding LLM class flavin-dependent oxidoreductase — protein: MPVEFLGIATTNDASETTARTTAAFDPGYLERIVRAHEDNGWTRVLFAYGSSGPEPSALAAYTAARLQSIELLLAHRPNVSYPTYAAKTFATLDQLSGGRLSVHFITGGNDYEQGREGDTLTKDERYARTHEYIRIVKQAWASAEPFDHHGDFYDFDDFVLDTRPVAGHTPTVSFGGSSDAAFKVGAAEADIYAVWGEPLDRTREQIERVHTEAAAAGRATPPRIHAAFRPIVAPTEELAWEKAHRILGRIEERKAALGGTLSRRHPIDKPENAGSQRLLEIAAQGERFDSVLWTATAKATGGAGNSNALVGTPEQVAEALLAYYDLGVRVISARGYDLLDDAVDFGRYVIPIVREEVAKRDAALAEAAAAEVAA
- a CDS encoding amino acid ABC transporter ATP-binding protein; this translates as MSGGHLRLHGLRKSYGTLEVLHEVDLEVRPGEVTVILGPSGSGKSTLLRLVNHLEKVDAGFVELDGELVGYERRTTRRGEVLRELKEKDVLRQRTRIGFVFQSFNLFPHLTVLENVVEAPVSAQGRRRADVEPEARELLTRVGLADKADARPRQLSGGQQQRVAIARALAMRPSVLLFDEPTSALDPELVGEVLDVIRDLAHGGTTLVVVTHEIGFAREVADTVVFMDAGRVVEQGPPDQVLSHPRHERTQAFLAKVL
- a CDS encoding DUF1684 domain-containing protein, with product MTAPTTEVTPVGTRTAQRWAAWHAERERDLATPHGWLSLVAYHWLPAEPSRLPGLPGLWWADADGARTRPGSAPDEHGSLHADDVVDGSADAVVAEGASRILGTFLPAGRSPLDADPGATAEVAVELVRRTGRYAVRVRDPHAPALLGFAGVPVFGHDDAWVLDATVRLFAEPRAETVGAARIGLVHRTQVVGEVDLPYPGDPARTVTLALTGKPGGATLLLFSDEAAGVAPWRVLWLDLPETLAPGAEGTVRVDLNRTINLPYAFSDHGTCPAPVPGNHVPFAVTAGEKAPR
- a CDS encoding dipeptide ABC transporter ATP-binding protein, coding for MTILTNRVPTETPATPAPAAPEAADGATAPQPVLAVRDLRVSYRGRSGVVDAVRGVTFDVLPGEIVALVGESGSGKSTTAHAAVGLLPHAGGVTGGSIALGADASRRLDLAGLPQRAWERVRGSRVGLVPQDPGVALNPVVRIGEQVAEVLRIHGLAGRRDAAATAVEILRSVGLDNPEARARQYPHQLSGGMRQRVLIGIALAARPELVIADEPTSALDVTVQRRVLDLLVDLTQQAGSAVLLITHDLAVAADRAHRVVVLKDGEVVEQGPTAELLAAPQHPYTQALLAAAPGLSLGRDEVGPGGAAGAATASARVAERDAVAAPAPDLLVVDGLRKQFALGARGTLTAVDDVSFTIPRGSAFALVGESGSGKSTTARLVLGLERADAGTVRIDGRDVAGARGPALRDLRRRTQLVHQNPYASLDPRFTVAQVVDEPLRAHRTGPRAERRARVAELLDAVHLPQALASRRPAELSGGQRQRVAIARALALDPDLLVLDEPTSALDVSVQARVLDLLAQLRAERGLTYLFISHDLAVVRQVADHVGVLSHGRLVETGPVADVFDHPQDPYTAELVSAVPGRQVPAAARAS
- a CDS encoding LLM class flavin-dependent oxidoreductase, translating into MSLPTRVPLSVLDLALVPAGGTGAQAVRDAVDTAVQLDRLGYHRVWYAEHHLSPGVASASPSVLAAAVAARTERIRVGSGATLLSTTSPLIGAEQFGTIAALHPGRVDLGLGRAFTPPPTGAAGSAPARPAPSVAGPRVVDGLYVPAAPPSLGDSVLRERFLAQTAVVGASRRPASFRAELELVLGLRAGTFADESGHRYTSPPVEGALFDLFVLASSAGESARVAGELGLPIAANFHVSPHTTLDTVAAYRAAFRPGVLDAPYVVVSADVLVAETTDRARALATPFADWVASIRRGADGAIAYPRPQDASDWAARTEAERAVVADRVDTRVVGDAATVVERLETLQRVTGADELLITTAAHDPADARRSYALLAEAWGVGDPAAAADHPLALAR
- a CDS encoding ABC transporter permease, whose translation is MSVLSVVRAPSAGAAAGSPTTAPRARRLARPFLRPGAVLAAAVVLVVLAWAVAPGLFAAQDPITGVPADKLQAPSAAHWFGTDHLGRDLFSRTVHGTGLSLTAAFVAIGISLVVGGALGLVAGFAGGWVDTLVMRASDVLLAIPGLLLSLAVVTALGFGTLKVAVAVGVATVATFARVMRVEVLRVRGATYVEAARLAGARETAVVLRHVLPGAAGPVLVLAAVELGAVVLAVSALSFLGFGAAPPTPEWGSLVAEGRNYLATAWWYSTLPGVVIAAFVVAVGRLGRAFSHDRRAVR
- a CDS encoding amino acid ABC transporter permease: MTAVAAPPTAAVAPPYAGLRVVPARHPGRWVATAGVALLLAMVVSSLVRNEHWEWDVVATYLTWPSVLEGLWGTLRLAATATVIGFGLGTVLALMRLSRSPLLQSVAWGYMWVFRSVPLILQLLLWYNLAYLYPELSLGIPFGPGFVHVETLDVVDKFGAAVLGLGLSQAAYSAEIVRAGILGVDQGQHEAAASLGIPRWRQQWRVVLPQAMRTIVPTSVNEIIGLVKGTSVVYVLAYGELFYMVGIIYGRNQRVVPLLLVAGIWYLVITTVLTVAQYYLERHYAKGALRTLPPTPRQRVLALLRTRGHLTRVAQGGGRA